In the genome of Pirellulales bacterium, one region contains:
- a CDS encoding GxxExxY protein: MRILGVGLSRDVGAGNDRSWNTVRAREVGLPLFYKGQRLLTHYQADFVCFNELIVELKALAGLTNIEDAQLLNYLKATGKEVGLLLNFGKPNLEWKRLVRSSQWSPQRPLPPNSGLEKNELDCDP; the protein is encoded by the coding sequence TTGCGGATTCTTGGAGTCGGTTTATCAAGAGATGTTGGCGCTGGAAATGACCGCTCGTGGAATACCGTTCGCGCCAGGGAAGTCGGTCTGCCTCTGTTCTACAAAGGTCAGAGGCTGCTTACCCATTACCAGGCTGATTTTGTCTGCTTCAACGAACTGATTGTTGAACTCAAGGCCTTGGCTGGCCTGACGAACATTGAAGATGCTCAGCTTCTCAACTATTTGAAGGCAACAGGAAAAGAGGTGGGATTACTGCTGAACTTTGGTAAACCAAATCTCGAATGGAAACGACTGGTACGCTCGTCACAATGGTCGCCGCAACGTCCTTTGCCGCCAAACTCAGGTCTGGAAAAGAATGAACTCGACTGTGATCCGTGA